A genomic region of Cotesia glomerata isolate CgM1 linkage group LG9, MPM_Cglom_v2.3, whole genome shotgun sequence contains the following coding sequences:
- the LOC123271570 gene encoding uncharacterized protein LOC123271570 has translation MQSAFILSEYEDINVLLLKPIAATQRIKYTCFNVSASYIALGSTSGSIYLFTREPCTFQQVIPLSEGPVTHVLLSPDEKTLALSTKRGSVCVINIKPVKLISIISNEHIDTVITCLCWNDKSSEIYVGDNNGKVSTIVLSIFTVNGMFPAPSCALMHLDSSVVQMDYSSHYLLVSTLSRCYICDTSQEQFKQIGNKSRDGEYGGCFFKSEQSKPQYNSSIMSNSSEVDTTSDRVPKSIGSMIGLNEEPDENLVIYCTRPGYRLWEVNVSGTVVKTHQFKEALQPPSKIFKSSSIKSNCDNTSSNTQTQTQTINFSRLKIINKKYLLSYTGNNIFIIDPISTTILSTEFNNIFMINIIEDRVYIMTTLGTFHSLLLSTPDYLILKLYECKLLEDCLQSCKLYRSDFTNGSDNDINVITPIIASIQSNFTPQRLNSGIVVVNSGHGFLNDDYNNYVLDNDNEKCSREHPELPDNSDEIIFTNRLENMKISNGDKNEESRDENLESLFKNELTSIQTDVEPIYELINSLKSSLSEEIIKKILDSIARIKTKYDIVELKQFIYEIIRSVERHYFTVLLESIVMIDLFVENNLVIDEITRAFIDFNSGTRCICERERESSGDTEPKFMEVGINLLKFDKNKGIYLCSKVPWMWEEYFRIYYYLERDIIPLCLQSRDNNGIANLFTLIEEKEEKEFWEYAAENYKIMEKGICLICRKSVDRDDQREIIDWSEITRLIIKKKNIYAAVKFVKHLEQLLPHVKLKESVYQTIIFTKLLDRHGLDHTVEFDRNKLTNEYNSICSSEAKKILKESLEKDLEKQLVNKNLFGSGVYHWGIKFKTKSSICSSCTLSLQTPVLLGNNGISIFPCGHAYHVNCLLQKKTTKCLLH, from the exons atgcaGAGTGCGTTTATTTTATCGGAGTACGAAGATATCAatgttttgttattaaaacCCATCGCTGCAACGCAGAGAATaaag tatacgTGTTTCAATGTATCAGCGAGCTACATCGCTCTTGGGTCTACTAGTggtagtatttatttatttacacgcGAGCCATGTACTTTTCAACAAGTGATACCTCTATCa gAAGGGCCAGTTACTCATGTTCTGCTGTCACCTGACGAAAAAACTCTGGCGTTGTCTACAAAACGGGGCAGTGTCtgtgtaattaatattaaacctgttaaattaatatcaattatttcaaatgaACACATTGATACAGTGATTACTTGTTTATGCTGGAATGACAAAAGTTCTGAAATTTATGTCGGTGACAACAATGGAAAAGTTTCTACTATTGTACTGTCTATTTTTACa GTTAATGGAATGTTCCCAGCACCATCATGCGCACTGATGCACCTGGACTCGTCAGTAGTCCAAATGGACTACTCATCCCACTACTTACTAGTATCAACCTTGAGCCGTTGTTACATATGCGACACATCTCAGGAGCAGTTCAAACAAATAGGTAACAAATCTCGGGACGGCGAGTACGGTGGCTGTTTCTTCAAATCCGAACAATCAAAACCTCAATATAATTCATCAATCATGAGCAACAGCTCAGAAGTAGACACCACTAGCGATAGAGTGCCAAAATCCATCGGTAGCATGATAGGATTAAACGAAGAACCAGACGAAAATCTGGTAATCTACTGCACACGACCTGGATATCGTCTGTGGGAAGTAAACGTGTCTGGTACAGTAGTAAAGACTCACCAGTTCAAGGAAGCGCTTCAGCCTCCTTCAAAAATCTTCAAATCTTCTTCCATAAAATCAAATTGTGATAACACAAGCTCAAATACTCAAACTCAAACtcaaactattaatttttccaggttaaaaatcattaacaaAAAGTACTTGCTCTCTTACACtggaaataatatatttataatagacCCAATAAGCACAACAATTTTATCGACTgaatttaacaatatatttatgataaatattattgaagaCCGAGTTTATATTATGACAACTCTAGGTACCTTTCATTCTTTATTACTCTCTACGccagattatttaattttaaagctcTACGAGTGCAAATTACTCGAGGATTGTCTGCAATCGTGTAAATTATATCGCAGTGATTTTACAAATGGCTctgataatgatattaatgtAATAACTCCAATAATTGCGTCAATACAATCAAATTTCACACCTCAGAGATTAAATTCCGGAATTGTTGTCGTTAATTCTGGTCATGGATTTTTGAACGACGATTACAATAACTATGTGCtggataatgataatgaaaaaTGTTCTAGAGAACATCCAGAGCTTCCTGACAATTCAGATGAGATTATCTTCACAAATCGGCtggaaaatatgaaaattagcAATGGAGACAAGAATGAAGAAAGCAGGGATGAAAATTTAGAATCTCTGTTTAAAAATGAACTTACAAGTATCCAAACTGACGTAGAACCGATTTACGAGCtgataaattcattaaaaagcTCCTTGagtgaagaaataattaagaaaatattggATAGTATAGCGCGGATCAAAACAAAGTATGATATAGTTGAATTAAAGCAATTTATTTATGAGATAATACGTTCAGTAGAGCGTCATTATTTTACTGTCTTGTTGGAAAGTATTGTTAtgattgatttatttgtagaaaataatttagtgaTTGATGAAATCACCCGGGCGTTTATTGACTTTAATTCTGGTACTCGATGCATTTgcgagagagaaagagagtcGTCGGGTGATACAGAGCCAAAGTTTATGGAAGTAGggataaatttacttaaatttgataaaaacaaAGGTATTTATTTGTGTAGCAAAGTACCCTGGATGTGGGAGGAGTATTTTcggatttattattacttagaACGTGATATTATTCCACTGTGCCTTCAGAGCAGAGACAATAATGGTATTGCTAATTTGTTTACActtattgaagaaaaagagGAAAAGGAATTTTGGGAGTATGCTGCTGAGAATTATAAAATCATGGAGAAGGGAATTTGTTTGATATGCAGAAAGTCTGTTGATCGGGATGATCAGCGAGAAATAATCGATTGGAGCGAAATTACGCGGCtgattattaagaaaaaaaatatttatgctgCAGTTAAGTTTGTTAAACATCTGGAACAATTACTACCGcatgttaaattaaaagaaag tgtttaTCAGAcgataatatttacaaaattattggATCGCCATGGACTTGATCATACAGTTGAATTTGATAGGAATAAACTGACTAATGAATATAATTCTATATGTTCATCAGaa gcaaaaaaaatactcaaagAATCGTTGGAAAAAGATCTCGAAAAACAactagttaataaaaatttatttggcaGTGGTGTTTATCACTGGGGAATTAAGTTCAAAACAAAATCATCGATATGTTCTTCCTGTACCCTGTCATTACAAACGCCAGTACTTTTAGGAAATAATGGAATATCAATATTTCCATGTGGTCATGCTTATCACGTAAATTGTctcttacaaaaaaaaacaacaaaatgtCTTCTTCAttag
- the LOC123271146 gene encoding iron-sulfur cluster assembly scaffold protein IscU, which translates to MMALCRALPLKLLESSRLVSRSVPSVFYHANVLDHYENPRNVGSMDKNDKQVGTGLVGAPACGDVMKLQIKVDDDGKIVDAKFKTFGCGSAIASSSLATEWVKGKTVDEALALKNTYIAKELCLPPVKLHCSMLAEDAIKAALSDYRIKQQEKNKS; encoded by the exons atgatggcTTTGTGCCGTGCATTGCCATTGAAGCTTCTCGAATCTTCAAGATTAGTATCTCGCAGTGTTCCTAGTGTTTTTTATCACGCGAAC GTATTGGATCATTATGAAAACCCAAGGAATGTCGGGTCGATGGATAAGAATGACAAGCAGGTTGGTACCGGTCTTGTTGGAGCACCAGCATGTGGAGATGTTATGAAGTTGCAGATAAAAGTCGATGATGATGGTAAAATTGTGGATGCTAAATTCAAAACTTTTGGCTGTGGATCTGCTATTGCGTCAAGTTCTCTCGCTACCGAATGGGTTAAAGGAAaaact GTTGACGAAGCCCTGGCTTTGAAAAATACTTACATTGCTAAGGAACTTTGCCTTCCACCTGTCAAGCTACACTGTTCGA tGCTTGCTGAAGACGCAATCAAAGCGGCGCTGTCAGACTACAGGATTAAGCAACAAGAAAAAAACAAGTCATAG